Proteins found in one Choloepus didactylus isolate mChoDid1 chromosome 3, mChoDid1.pri, whole genome shotgun sequence genomic segment:
- the GUCY1B1 gene encoding guanylate cyclase soluble subunit beta-1 isoform X2: MFGKMFFVFCQESGYDTILRVLGSNVREFLQNLDALHDHLATIYPGMRAPSFRCTDADKGKGLILHYYSEREGLQDIVIGIIKTVAQQIHGTEIDMKVIQQRNEECDHTQFLIEEKESKEEDFYEDLDRFEENGTQESRISPYTFCKAFPFHIIFDRYLVVTQCGNAIYRVLPQLQPGNCNLLSVFSLVRPHIDISFHGILSHINTVFVLRSKEGLLDVEKLEYEDELTGTEISCLRLKGQMIYLPEAESILFLCSPSVMNLDDLTRRGLYLSDIPLHDATRDLVLLGEQFREEYKLTQELEILTDRLQLTLRALEDEKKKTDTLLYSVLPPSVANELRHKRPVPAKRYDNVTILFSGIVGFNTFCSKHASGEGAMKIVNLLNDLYTRFDTLTDSRKNPFVYKVETVGDKYMTVSGLPEPCIHHARSICHLALDMMEIAGQVQVDGEPVQITIGIHTGEVVTGVIGQRMPRYCLFGNTVNLTSRTETTGEKGKINVSEYTYRCLMAPENSDPQFRLEHRGPVSMKGKKEPMQVWFLSRKNTGTEETKQDDN; this comes from the exons AACCTTGATGCTCTGCATGACCACCTTGCTACTATCTACCCAGGTATGCGCGCACCTTCCTTCAGGTGCACTGATGCAGATAAGGGGAAAGGACTCATTCTCCACTACTACTCAGAGAGAGAAGGACTTCAGGATATTGTCATTGGAATCATCAAAACGGTAGCTCAACAAATACATGGCACTGAAATAGACATGAAG GTTATtcaacaaagaaatgaagaatgtgaTCATACTCAATttttaattgaagaaaaagagtcaaaagaagaggatttttatgaaGATCTTGACCGATTTGAAGAAAATGGTACCCAGGAATCACGAATCAGCCCGTATACATTTTGCAAAGCTTTTCCTTTTCACATAATATTTGACCGGTACCTAGTGGTCACCCAGTGTGGCAATGCCATATACAGAGTTCTCCCCCAG ctGCAGCCTGGGAATTGCAACCTTTTGTCTGTCTTCTCTCTGGTTCGTCCTCATATTGACATTAGTTTTCATGGGATCCTTTCACATATCAATACGGTTTTTGTATTGAGAAGCAAG GAAGGATTGTtggatgtagagaaattagaaTATGAGGATGAACTAACTGGGACTGAGATCAGCTGCTTACGTCTCAAGGGTCAAATGATCTACTTACCTGAAGCAGAGAGCATACTTTTTCTGTGTTCACCAAG CGTGATGAACCTGGATGATCTGACAAGGAGAGGTCTATACCTGAGTGACATCCCTCTGCACGATGCTACTCGTGATCTCGTTCTTTTGGGAGAACAATTCAGAGAGGAGTACAAACTGACCCAAGAACTGGAAATCCTCACAGACAGGCTGCAGCTCACGTTAAGAGCCctggaagatgaaaagaaaaagacagacac GTTGCTGTATTCTGTCCTTCCTCCTTCTGTTGCCAATGAGCTGAGACATAAGCGTCCGGTGCCTGCCAAAAGATATGACAATGTGACCATCCTCTTCAGTGGCATTGTAGGCTTCAACACTTTCTGTAGCAAGCATGCATCAGGAGAAGGGGCCATGAAGATTGTAAACCTTCTCAATGACCTCTACACCAGATTTGACACGCTGACTGATTCACGGAAAAATCCGTTTGTCTATAAG GTGGAGACTGTTGGTGATAAGTACATGACAGTGAGTGGTTTACCAGAGCCGTGCATCCACCATGCACGATCCATTTGCCACCTGGCCTTGGACATGATGGAAATTGCTGGCCAAGTTCAAGTAGATGGTGAACCTGTTCAG ATAACGATAGGGATACACACTGGAGAGGTGGTTACAGGAGTGATTGGACAGAGGATGCCTCGATACTGTCTTTTTGGAAATACTGTTAATCTCACAAGCAGAACAGAGACCActggagaaaaggggaaaataaatgtgTCTGAATATACATACAG ATGTCTTATGGCACCAGAAAATTCAGATCCACAATTCCGTTTGGAGCACAGAGGCCCAGTGTCCATGAAGGGCAAAAAAGAGCCAATGCAAGTTTGGTTTCTATCCAGAAAAAATACAGGAACAGAG gaaacaaagcaGGACGATAACTGA